One genomic window of Streptomyces sp. NBC_01498 includes the following:
- a CDS encoding SDR family NAD(P)-dependent oxidoreductase produces MGSQAYLSELFSLEGRVALVTGGSSGIGRAITGALAQAGASVVIVARREAELAATADELTAAGCRVAWVGGDLGTRAGVRTAADEAAEVFGEPDTLVNCAGINLRPPLGETGDDVWDATMALNLEAPHLLGQRFGPGMAERGFGRIIHVSSQQAHRAFVQSGVYGVSKGALESLARSQAEAWSPYGVTCNTLVPGFVMTPLNRRLSSDPERVAALAARTMTGRNGVAEDFAGAAVFLASRASAYVTGQSVYVDGGFHVH; encoded by the coding sequence ATGGGATCGCAGGCGTACCTCTCCGAACTCTTCTCGCTGGAAGGCCGGGTCGCCCTGGTCACCGGCGGCAGCTCCGGCATCGGCCGGGCCATCACCGGGGCCCTGGCGCAGGCCGGGGCGAGCGTGGTGATCGTGGCCCGCAGGGAGGCCGAACTGGCCGCCACGGCTGACGAGTTGACGGCGGCCGGCTGCCGGGTGGCCTGGGTGGGCGGCGATCTCGGTACCCGTGCGGGGGTCCGTACGGCGGCCGACGAGGCGGCCGAGGTGTTCGGTGAACCCGACACCCTCGTCAACTGCGCCGGGATCAATCTGCGCCCGCCGCTGGGCGAGACCGGCGACGACGTGTGGGACGCCACGATGGCGCTGAATCTGGAGGCGCCCCATCTGCTCGGGCAGCGCTTCGGCCCCGGCATGGCCGAGCGCGGTTTCGGGCGGATCATCCATGTCTCGTCCCAGCAGGCGCACCGGGCGTTCGTCCAGAGCGGTGTCTACGGGGTGTCGAAAGGCGCGCTGGAGTCGCTGGCCCGTTCGCAGGCCGAGGCGTGGTCGCCGTACGGGGTCACCTGCAACACGCTGGTGCCGGGGTTCGTCATGACGCCGCTCAACCGGCGGCTGTCGTCCGACCCGGAGCGGGTGGCGGCGCTGGCCGCCCGCACGATGACCGGGCGCAACGGGGTCGCGGAGGACTTCGCGGGCGCGGCCGTGTTCCTGGCGAGCCGGGCGTCGGCGTACGTCACGGGCCAGTCGGTGTACGTGGACGGCGGGTTCCACGTCCACTGA
- a CDS encoding glycoside hydrolase family 19 protein: MLSSSGRGPSLVRSAILLAIAALVATFFTAPAAQAADGQISGLAGKCVDVAGASNANGTPVQLYDCNGSGAQRWSNPGDGTLRALGKCLDVSGNSTADGALVHLWDCTGAANQRWLVSGANDIVNPQANKCLDVQNRSSANGARLQIWTCTGQSNQKWNAPASGGGGNPQPGGFVVSEAQFNQMFPGRNSFYSYSGLTAALSAYPAFANTGSDTVKRQEAAAFLANVSHETGGLVHVVEQNTANYPHYCDTSQSYGCPAGQAAYYGRGPIQLSWNFNYKAAGDALGINLLNNPWLVQNDAAVAWKTGLWYWNTQNGPGTMTPHNAMVNQAGFGQTIRSINGSLECDGRNPAQVQSRINNYQRFTQILGTTPGGNLYC; the protein is encoded by the coding sequence ATGTTGAGCTCATCCGGCAGAGGCCCTTCCCTCGTCAGATCCGCGATCCTCCTCGCGATCGCGGCCCTCGTCGCCACCTTCTTCACCGCCCCCGCCGCCCAGGCGGCCGACGGCCAGATCAGCGGTCTGGCGGGCAAATGCGTCGATGTCGCCGGGGCGAGCAACGCCAACGGCACCCCCGTACAGCTCTACGACTGCAACGGCAGCGGCGCCCAGCGCTGGTCCAACCCCGGTGACGGCACGCTCCGCGCGCTCGGCAAGTGCCTGGACGTCTCCGGCAACAGCACCGCCGACGGGGCCCTTGTCCACCTGTGGGACTGCACCGGCGCCGCGAACCAGCGCTGGCTCGTCTCCGGGGCGAACGACATCGTCAACCCGCAGGCGAACAAGTGCCTCGACGTCCAGAACCGCAGCTCGGCGAATGGCGCCCGGCTCCAGATCTGGACCTGCACCGGGCAGTCGAACCAGAAGTGGAACGCCCCGGCGAGCGGTGGCGGCGGGAACCCGCAGCCGGGTGGATTCGTGGTCAGCGAGGCGCAGTTCAACCAGATGTTCCCGGGCCGGAACTCCTTCTACAGCTACAGCGGTCTGACCGCCGCGCTGAGCGCCTACCCGGCCTTCGCGAACACCGGCAGTGACACCGTCAAGCGCCAGGAGGCCGCGGCCTTCCTCGCCAACGTCAGCCACGAGACCGGCGGGCTGGTCCATGTGGTCGAGCAGAACACGGCCAACTACCCGCACTACTGCGACACTTCGCAGTCCTACGGCTGCCCGGCCGGTCAGGCCGCGTACTACGGGCGCGGTCCGATCCAGCTCAGCTGGAACTTCAACTACAAGGCCGCCGGCGACGCGCTGGGCATCAACCTGCTCAACAACCCCTGGCTCGTCCAGAACGACGCGGCCGTCGCCTGGAAGACCGGTCTCTGGTACTGGAACACCCAGAACGGCCCCGGCACCATGACCCCGCACAACGCCATGGTCAACCAGGCCGGCTTCGGCCAGACGATCCGCTCCATCAACGGCTCCCTGGAATGCGACGGCCGCAACCCGGCGCAGGTCCAGAGCCGCATCAACAACTACCAGCGCTTCACCCAGATCCTCGGCACGACGCCCGGCGGCAACCTGTACTGCTGA
- a CDS encoding GNAT family N-acetyltransferase, with product MADRIHRVIIEGSRISTPRLTLRPWRRDDAVAALPVYGVHEVSRWLAPALEPVSGLPAMERVVERWVSESETLEPPQGRWAVLLRESGRLVGGVALLPLPPLGSDLEIGWQLAPDMWGQGLAAEAGHAVAHRAFESDAGVEELFAVVRPRNSRGAATARRVGMEWVGETEKYYDLLLQVYRLRKGDLDAGGPTAALR from the coding sequence ATGGCTGACCGAATACATCGGGTCATCATCGAAGGTTCCCGGATCAGCACCCCCCGGCTGACCCTTCGACCATGGCGGCGCGACGACGCGGTGGCGGCGCTGCCGGTCTACGGCGTGCACGAGGTGTCCCGGTGGCTCGCCCCGGCGCTCGAACCGGTGTCGGGCCTGCCGGCCATGGAGCGGGTGGTCGAGCGGTGGGTGTCCGAGTCGGAGACCCTCGAACCTCCGCAGGGGCGCTGGGCCGTCCTGCTGCGGGAGAGCGGCCGACTGGTCGGAGGGGTGGCGCTGCTGCCGCTTCCGCCGCTCGGCAGCGATCTGGAGATCGGCTGGCAGCTCGCCCCCGACATGTGGGGCCAGGGTCTGGCGGCGGAGGCGGGGCACGCGGTGGCGCACCGGGCCTTCGAGTCGGACGCGGGGGTGGAGGAGCTGTTCGCGGTGGTACGGCCCCGGAACAGCCGGGGCGCGGCGACGGCGCGCCGGGTCGGCATGGAGTGGGTGGGCGAGACGGAGAAGTACTACGACCTGTTGTTGCAGGTCTACCGTCTGCGCAAGGGTGACCTCGACGCGGGCGGCCCCACGGCGGCGTTGCGCTAG
- a CDS encoding VOC family protein, with product MIRIGTIVMGAADVRRAAAFWSRALDYVPRDGEVEDDWVVLVPARGGPGPGLSLGLSTTPVQDRPRVHLDLYAADAAEQAAEVTRLLALGAERVNWDDYPEDADFVVLADPEGNRFCVIDTGHG from the coding sequence GTGATCCGTATCGGGACGATCGTGATGGGCGCCGCCGACGTGCGGCGCGCGGCGGCCTTCTGGAGCCGGGCCCTGGACTACGTGCCACGGGACGGCGAGGTGGAGGACGACTGGGTGGTCCTTGTCCCCGCCCGAGGCGGCCCGGGACCGGGCCTCTCCCTCGGCCTCAGTACGACGCCGGTGCAGGATCGGCCCAGGGTCCACCTCGACCTCTACGCGGCCGACGCCGCCGAGCAGGCCGCGGAGGTGACACGCCTGCTCGCCCTCGGCGCCGAGCGCGTGAATTGGGACGACTATCCCGAGGACGCCGACTTCGTCGTCCTGGCGGACCCCGAGGGCAACCGCTTCTGTGTCATCGACACCGGCCACGGCTGA
- a CDS encoding DMT family transporter — protein sequence MEGTSRWSLVTAVAPIAWGTTYFVTQRHLPADHPLYGAVFRALPAGIVLLAVSRRRPYGALWWKALVLGTLNMGAFFALVYVAAQLLPTSIASTVMATAPVMMMLLAWPLLAERPRALPATGAAVGLAGVAVMLLTDTSGVDPLGVLASVAAMALSSTGYILTKKWCPEVDVLALTSWQLVAGGLVLVPVAVAVEGAPPVLDGTAVAGFVYLSGVATALAFTAWFSGLRHLSAGTVGLVGLLNPVTGVLLGTLVAGDTLTARQGAGLALVLAGIALGQWGAARGRGPVVLPRPVRRRADLSGRGTRRPRTPTGP from the coding sequence ATGGAAGGTACTTCCCGCTGGTCGCTCGTCACCGCCGTCGCGCCGATCGCCTGGGGCACGACGTACTTCGTCACCCAGCGCCATCTCCCGGCGGACCATCCGCTCTACGGGGCGGTGTTCCGGGCGCTGCCCGCCGGGATCGTCCTGCTGGCGGTGAGCCGGCGACGGCCGTACGGCGCGCTGTGGTGGAAGGCCCTGGTGCTCGGCACGCTCAACATGGGCGCGTTCTTCGCCCTCGTCTACGTGGCGGCCCAGCTCCTGCCGACCAGCATCGCCTCGACGGTCATGGCCACCGCGCCCGTGATGATGATGCTGTTGGCCTGGCCGCTGCTGGCGGAGCGTCCACGCGCGCTGCCGGCCACCGGCGCGGCCGTCGGGCTCGCGGGCGTCGCGGTCATGCTCCTCACCGACACGTCCGGGGTCGATCCGCTCGGGGTGCTCGCCTCCGTGGCCGCGATGGCCCTGTCGTCGACCGGCTACATCCTCACCAAGAAGTGGTGCCCCGAGGTCGACGTACTCGCGCTGACGTCCTGGCAACTCGTCGCGGGCGGACTGGTTCTCGTGCCGGTCGCGGTCGCCGTCGAGGGGGCGCCGCCGGTGCTCGACGGGACGGCGGTGGCCGGTTTCGTCTACCTGTCCGGCGTCGCCACGGCGCTCGCCTTCACCGCGTGGTTCAGCGGCCTGCGGCACCTGAGCGCGGGGACGGTGGGACTCGTCGGCCTTCTCAACCCGGTCACCGGAGTCCTGCTGGGCACACTCGTCGCCGGGGACACCCTCACCGCCCGGCAGGGCGCGGGGCTGGCGCTGGTCCTCGCCGGTATCGCGCTGGGGCAGTGGGGGGCGGCGCGCGGCCGTGGTCCGGTCGTTCTCCCCCGTCCGGTGCGGCGGCGGGCGGACCTCAGTGGACGTGGAACCCGCCGTCCACGTACACCGACTGGCCCGTGA
- a CDS encoding type B 50S ribosomal protein L31 yields MKPRIHPESRPVVFRDRAADVAFLTRSTADSDRTVEWEDGNRYPVIDVETSSASHPFYTGRSRVIDTAGRVERFERRYGDASKRG; encoded by the coding sequence ATGAAGCCTCGTATCCACCCCGAGTCCCGTCCGGTGGTATTCCGGGACCGCGCCGCCGACGTCGCGTTTCTGACGCGCTCGACCGCGGATTCCGACAGGACCGTCGAGTGGGAGGACGGGAACAGGTACCCCGTCATCGACGTCGAGACATCATCGGCGAGCCATCCCTTCTACACCGGCAGATCGCGAGTGATCGACACGGCAGGCCGTGTGGAACGGTTCGAGCGGCGCTACGGCGACGCCTCGAAGCGCGGGTGA
- a CDS encoding alpha/beta hydrolase, which produces MPVSDPRAPLPPALVLDRSVRRPRTAVLLLHGGRSEGMEAPPRWNLAAARMRPFTRSVLRVTEGHDVLVGRVRYRHRGWNGARADAAVDAQRALDELEELAGAVRVVLVGHSMGGRAALAVAGHELVRGVVGLAPWCPAGEPVEQLADRRIVLVHGDRDRTTDPLGSRDVVRRARAAGADTCAVLMTGGDHAMLRRAPEWHTLTSELVAGLLGLAPLPGPVRRAFEEGLDPATSD; this is translated from the coding sequence GTGCCCGTCAGTGATCCCCGTGCCCCGCTCCCGCCCGCCCTGGTGCTCGACAGGTCGGTCCGGCGGCCCCGTACCGCCGTGCTCCTGCTGCACGGGGGTCGCTCGGAGGGCATGGAGGCGCCGCCCCGGTGGAATCTGGCCGCCGCGCGGATGCGCCCGTTCACCAGGTCGGTGCTGAGGGTCACGGAGGGGCACGACGTGCTGGTGGGGCGGGTGCGCTATCGGCATCGCGGATGGAACGGGGCGCGCGCGGACGCGGCGGTGGACGCCCAGCGGGCGCTCGACGAGCTGGAGGAGCTGGCCGGCGCGGTCCGCGTGGTGCTGGTCGGGCACTCCATGGGCGGGCGCGCCGCGCTGGCCGTCGCGGGGCACGAGCTGGTGCGGGGCGTGGTGGGCCTCGCCCCCTGGTGCCCCGCCGGGGAGCCGGTGGAGCAGCTGGCGGACCGGCGGATCGTCCTCGTGCACGGCGACCGCGACCGGACGACCGACCCGCTGGGCAGCCGCGACGTGGTGCGCCGCGCACGTGCGGCGGGGGCGGACACGTGCGCGGTGCTGATGACGGGCGGGGACCACGCCATGCTGCGGCGGGCCCCCGAGTGGCACACGCTCACCAGCGAGCTGGTCGCGGGCCTGCTGGGTCTCGCTCCGCTGCCCGGCCCGGTGCGACGGGCCTTCGAGGAGGGCCTGGACCCGGCGACGAGCGACTGA
- a CDS encoding MarR family winged helix-turn-helix transcriptional regulator: MRTPDGESGAGHLGGDGVGVSAGVGGDGGLDRVARIQREWARERPDVDVRPQGVIGRLHRLGACLAEELCVVYRRYGLGEGDFDVLATLRRAGAPFERAPGELAEHTMVTTGAMTKRVDRLERAGLVSRRASESDGRGRVVALTPEGRALIDRAFADHMANERRLLSALTEDEAAHLETLLTKWLAATETPRG, translated from the coding sequence ATGAGAACTCCTGACGGCGAGAGTGGCGCCGGACACCTCGGCGGCGACGGTGTCGGTGTCAGTGCCGGCGTCGGTGGCGACGGCGGCCTCGATCGCGTGGCCCGTATCCAGCGGGAATGGGCCCGCGAGCGGCCCGACGTCGACGTACGCCCGCAAGGGGTGATCGGACGGCTGCACCGGCTCGGGGCTTGCCTCGCCGAGGAGTTGTGCGTCGTCTACCGGCGGTACGGGCTGGGGGAGGGCGACTTCGACGTGCTGGCCACGCTGCGGCGGGCGGGCGCGCCGTTCGAACGCGCCCCCGGTGAACTGGCCGAGCACACCATGGTCACCACCGGAGCGATGACCAAACGCGTCGACCGGCTCGAACGGGCCGGGCTCGTCTCCCGGCGCGCGAGCGAGAGCGACGGGCGCGGCAGGGTCGTGGCGCTGACCCCGGAGGGCCGCGCGCTCATCGACCGCGCCTTCGCCGACCACATGGCCAACGAGCGCCGCCTCCTGTCCGCGCTGACCGAGGACGAGGCGGCGCACCTCGAAACCCTGCTGACGAAGTGGCTGGCCGCGACGGAGACGCCGCGCGGCTGA